The genomic interval CCCACCGCAGCGCCGGCACCGTCCGCACCAGCCCGGTGGAGTCCCGCTCCAGCACCCGCACCTCGGCGATCCGCCGCCGCCCGGTCCGGTCGCGCACGAGATGCAGGACGACCGACAGCGCGGCCGCCAACTGGCTGTGCAGCGCGGCCCGGTCGAGCCCGGCTGCCGTACCCAGCGCCTCCAGACGGGCCGGTACGTCGGCAGCCGCGTTGGCGTGCACGGTCCCGCAGCCGCCCTCATGGCCCGTGTTCAACGCGGCCAGCAGGTGCACCACTTCGGGCCCGCGCACCTCGCCCACGACGAGCCGGTCCGGTCGCATCCGCAGGGCCTGGCGCACCAGGTCCTCGAGCGTGACGAGCCCGGCGCCCTCCTGGTTGGCGGGTCTCGTCTCCAGCCGAACCACATGCGGATGGTCCGGCCTGAGCTCTGCCGAGTCCTCCGCGAGCACGATCCGCTCACCCGGTCCGACGAGCCCCAGCAGCGCGCTCAGCAGCGTCGTCTTCCCGGTGCCCGTCCCACCGCTGATGAGGAAGGACAGCCGCGCGTCGAGCAGCGCCCTGAGCACCCGGTCCCCGCCGGGCGGCACCGTGCCGGCGGCGACCAGTTCGTCCAGCGTGAACGCGCGGGGCCGTACGACCCGCAGGGACAGGCAGGCACAGCCGACGGCGACCGGAGGAAGCACCGCGTGCAACCGCGTTCCGTCCGGCAGCCGGGCGTCCACCCAGGGCCGCGCGTCGTCGAGGCGCCGCCCCGCCACCGCGGCGAGCCGCTGCGCGAGTCGTCGTACGGCGGCAGCGTCGGGGAAGGAGACGGCGGTCAGTTCGAGTCCGCCGCCCCGGTCCACCCAGACCCGGTCCGGCGCCGACACCAGGACGTCCGTCACCGACGGGTCGGCGAGCAGCGGCTCCAGAGGTCCGCTGCCGACGAGTTCGGACCGCAACCGCTCGGCCGCGCCCAGCACTTCGGCGTCCCCGAGGACCCGCCCCTGCTCCCGGAGCGCCTGTGCCACCCGCGCGGGTGTCGGTTCGGCTCCGCTCTCGGCCAGCCACTGCCGTACGCCGGCCAGCAGACCGGGGGCCATGTCGGCGCCGGCCGCCGAGGCCGCCGTAGGCACACCGGCCGGGGTCGGCCGCAGCCGTCCGCCGGTGCCGACCGATGCCTCGTCCGACAGCCGTCGCTCGACAGGGCCCGCTGCCGGATCACCCGTCCGCCACGCCTCGGCAGAACCGCTGCCCGCCCCGTCCATCCGTTCGACCCCTGAGAACACGCTCATGCCGCTCCCGCCTCGGTCAACGCGCGCTCCCAGAACTGCTTGCAGAACCGCGCCAGCGGTCCCCGGACGGCCGCCCCGGGTGGTGATCCGCTTCCCTGGGGCCGTTGGAGTGCCGACTCGACCGGGACCTCGCCCACCAGGGGCAGGCTCAGCAGGCGGGCCACCTCGCGGTCGTCGAGGCCGGGTGCGTACGGGCCGCGGACCGCCACCCGCAGGTCGCGCAGGACCATGCCGACCGCCGAGGCCACGCGGCCGGCCGCGGCGACGGCGCGCAGTTCGGCGGGGACGACGAGGATCCCGAGGTCCAGTTGGGCGAGGGCCTCGGCGACGCCGTCGTCGAGGCGGCGGGGCAGGTCGACGACGACGGTGCCGCCCCGACGCCGGGCTGCGGCGAGCACCGCCCGTACGGCCTGCGGCGGGACGGCGATGCGGTCGCCGCGGTCCCAGCTCAGGACCCGCAGCGAATGCAGTTGTGGCAGCGACTCCTCCAGGGCGCCGCCGCCGACCCGCCCGCGCGAGGCGGCGAACGCGGGCCAGCGCAGGCCCTCGGTGGTCTCGCCGCCGAGGAGTACGTCGAGTCCGCCGCCCAGCGGATCGGCGTCCACGAGGAGCGTGCGCAAGCCCTCACGCGCGGAGGTGACGGCGAGGGCACACGCGAGCGTGGAGGCTCCGGCCCCGCCGCGGCCGCCGATGACGCCGACGGTGAGGGCCGGGCGGCCGACGCCCTCGGTGACGTCGGCGATCCGGTCGACCAGCCACTGCTCGCCGTCGGGCAGCATCAGGACGTGGTCGGCGCCGATCTCGACAGCCCGCTTCCACACCCCGGAGTCGTCCTGGTCCCGGCCCACGAGCACCACTCCGCGCCTGCGGGCGGCTCCACGCACCCGCCGTGCGGCGTCGTCGCCGACCAGGATGAGCGGGGCGGCCTCCCAGCTGCCCCTGGGCTGCGGCACCCCGTGATGGACCTCGGCGGTCGCCCCGGCCGCCGCGCACAGCCGCAGCAGGTCGTCGAGCAGGTCCTCGTCCTCCGTGACGATCAACGGCCGGCCCGGCCGCCCCCCGGCGGCGGGCTGTCCCTCGTGTGTGACGGCTGCGGTCACGGTCTCCATCCCCCTTCGCCGCGCCACGCGGGAGCCTCCTCGAAGGCCCGCGCGACGCCTCTCTCACGCGGCCCCTTCGGCCCCGCGATTCCCAAACATGTGAAGAACCGGCAACCGGCCTCCATATGAACGGCCGATACGAACCGGCCAAACACCCCCGACTAACCAGAACCGGCCATGAAGGCGGCCCGAGCGGGACGTGTGGGAATCACGGTGCAGCGATCCTGGAAATCGTGTGGATCTTGGTCGATAACTGTGGACAACTCGGCGGTTGTGAATATCGCCATCACCCATACCGGTGAGCCCGCACCACACCGTGGACGACCTCCACAGAGCAGCGCGGTGACTACACACAGTGACCGATCATGGGCATGCAGAAAAGGCGGCCGAAGCCGCCTCGGTACGGTCACAGGACCGCGTACGAAAGAGGAAAACCCACCCGGACATGCGACGACCCCCACCGGGGGGGAGAGTGGGGGTCGCCTCCACGGCCGACTCGGGGGGGGGAGGAGCCGGACCGGGTTAGCACGGTCGCGAACGATCCGTGACTTCCATGGTGTACCCGAGAGCCCTCTCAGGCAAACCCACGCGCCTCACCTTACGCCGAATGGGCTGCGCCTATGCTCGGGGTCGTGGAAAACCACTCGTTGCCCCGCACAGCCGCCTTCTTTGACCTGGACAAGACGGTCATTGCGAAGTCGAGCACGCTCACGTTCAGCAAGTCGTTCTACCAAGGCGGTCTGATCAACCGCAGGGCCGCCTTGCGGACCGCATATGCCCAGTTCGTCTTCCTCGTCGGCGGTATGGACCACGACCAGATGGAGCGCACCCGCGAGTACCTCTCCGCGCTCGTGCGCGGCTGGAACGTCCAGCAGGTCAAGGAGATCGTGGCCGAGACCCTCCACGACCTGATCGACCCGATCATCTACGACGAGGCCGCCTCCCTCATCGAGGAGCACCACACCGCCGGCCGGGACGTCGTCATCGTCTCCACGTCCGGCGCCGAGGTGGTCGAGCCGATCGGCGAACTCCTGGGCGCCGACCGGGTGGTGGCAACCCGGATGGTCGTGGGTGAGGACGGCTGCTTCACCGGCGAGGTGGAGTACTACGCGTACGGCCCGACGAAGGCGGAGGCGGTCAAGGAGCTGGCGGAGTCCGAGGGATACGACCTGGAGCGCTGCTACGCCTACAGCGACTCGGCGACCGACCTGCCGATGCTGCGGGCCGTGGGCCATCCGCACGTGGTCAACCCGGACCGGGCGCTGCGCAAGGAAGCCCTCGCGCGCGGGTGGCCGATTCTCGATTTCCACCGTCCGGTCCGCCTCAAGCAGCGGCTGCCCGGATTCGCCGTACCGCCCCGCCCGGCGCTCGTCGCGGTCGCCGCGATAGGCGCGGCAGCGGCGACGGCAGGCCTCGTCTGGTACGCGAACCGGCGGCGCTCGACCGTGGCCTGAGGTGATTACGACTACTTGGCGCCTGTTTGAGACAAAAGTAAAGAACGACGGCCAGGGCTTCCGCTTGCTGCGGTCCAGGAGTACAAAGGGGTTAACGGCCCGCGAGACCAAGGACATCCGAGAGGATCACCTTAGAAACGCATTTGGCCCCACGGACCGAGCATGAACACCGGGCACCCACGCGACGTCGACCCGTCGATTACGGGCCAGCCGCACCAGGTGACGGGCAAAGTTCCCGACCTGATGGGCAATATCTCGAGGACGCTTGGTAACTCGGTGAACATGCCAGCGGCGGTACGAGTCCTCGTACCGCCGCAACCCTGTTCCAGGGGTTTCTACGCCGCTCCGCGCTGAAGCGCCTCGCACACCGCCGTCGACTCGCGCGCGCCCAGTTCGATCGCGCTGCCGCAGTGGGCGATCCAGGCGGCCATGCCCTCGGGAGTGCCGGAGACGTACCCGTCGAGCGCCGCCAGATAGGCCGCGCGGCCCAGTTCGGCGTGACCGACCTCCGCCGGGCAGACCGACTTCGGGTCGAGACCGCTGCCGACCAGGACGATCCGCGCGGCCGCGCGCGCCACCAGGCCGTTGTGGGAGACGAAGGGCCTGAGGGCGAGCAGCTCGCCCTGTACGACGGCGGCCGTGACCAGCGCGGGGGCCGAACTGCCCGCGATGATCAGCTCGGACAGGCCCTCCAGCCGGCCCGAGACCTCCGCCGCGGCCGGCAGCGGCAGCTCGATCAGCGGTTCGTCGACGCTCTCGCCGGCCTGACGGGGACGCCCGACCTCGTCCTCGTCGGTCGCCGCCGCGACCAGATGCAGCCGGGCCAGCACCCGCAGGGGCGACTGCCGCCAGATGGACAGCAGTTGGCCGGACTCGGAGGTCAGCCTGAGCGCCGCGCCCACGACCCTCGCCTCGTCGTCGACGCCGAAGTCGGAGCGTCGACGTACCTCTTCGAGGGCCCAGTCCGCGCCGGACAGCGCGGCCGAGCCACGGGCGCCGCGCAGGGCCGCCTCGGAGGTGATCTCGTTGCTGCGGCGCCGCATGACACGGTGTCCGTAGACCCGGTCCACGGACTTGCGCACGGACTCCACGGACTCGGCCACACCGGGCAGCGAGCCCAGGGCCGCGAGCGGATCGGCGTTCGCGCCTGTCGTACTCATGAGTACGACATTACGCAACCTCGCCGCCCACCCCTCGATGGAGTGGTCTTCTTCACGCACTCCTGTCACATACAGCTATCTGCCGACTACTCTTGGTGAACATGAAAATTGCTTTCGTCGGGAAGGGCGGCAGTGGCAAGACCACCCTGTCCTCCCTGTTCATCCGCCACCTGGCGGCCACCGGAGCACCGGTGATCGCCGTCGACGCCGACATCAACCAGCACCTGGGGCCCGCGCTCGGCCTGGACGAGGCGGAAGCGGCCGCGCTGCCCGCCCTGGGCGAGCGGCTGTCGCTGATCAAGGAGTACCTGCGCGGCACCAACCCGCGGATCGCCTCGGCCGCGGAGATGATCAAGACCACCCCGCCCGGCGAGGGCTCGCGGCTGCTGCGGGTGCGCGAGGACAACCCGGTCTACGACGCCTGCGCCCGGCCGGTGGAACTCGACGGCGACGTCGTCCGTTTGATGGTCACCGGCCCCTTCACGGACGCCGACCTGGGGGTCGCCTGCTACCACTCCAAGACGGGAGCGGTGGAGCTGTGCCTGAACCACCTGGTGGACGGGCAGGGCGAGTACGTCGTGGTGGACATGACGGCTGGCTCGGACTCCTTCGCCTCCGGCATGTTCACCCGCTTCGACATCACGTTCCTCGTCGCCGAGCCGACACGTAAGGGGGTCTCCGTCTATCGCCAGTACAAGGAGTACGCCCGTGACTTCGGCGTCGTCCTGAAGGTCGTCGGCAACAAGGTGCAGGGCCAGGACGACCTCGACTTCCTCCGCGCCGAAGTCGGGGACGACCTGCTGGTGACGGTCGGGCACTCCGACTGGGTGCGGGCCCTGGAGAAGGGCCGGCCGCCCCGGTTCGCGCTCCTGGAGGACGTCAACAGGCGCGCCCTGCACCGGCTGCGGACGGCCGCCGACGCGACGTACGACCTGCGCGACGGGCAGCGCTACACCCAGCAGATGGTGCACTTCCATCTGAAGAACGCCCAGGCGTGGGGCAACGAGCGCACCGGGGCCGATCTGGCGGCGCAGATCGACCCCTCGTTCGTGCTCGGTGAAAGCACGGTGGCGGCCGTCTGAGGACGGCCGCACAGCCGCCTACTGCTTCTTGGCCGCCGGCGCCCCCGGGACGCCCTTCGGCGCCGGGGCGGGCCGGTCGGACAGGAAGGCCGGCCAGCCCTGCTTCGGTGCCTCGCCGACCCCCAGGGCACGCAGCTTCTCAAGGGTGTTCGGGTCCTGGGCGTCCAGCCAGTCGGCGAGCTGCCGGAAGGAGACACAGCGCACGTCGGGCTTGTTGCACACCTGCTCGACGGTCTCCTTGACGGCGCGCATGTAGGTGCCGCCGTTCCAGGACTCGAAGTGGTTGCCGATGATCAGAGGCGCGCGGTTGCCTTCGTAGGCCCGCCGGAAGCCCGTGAGGAGGCCGTCGCGCATCTGGTCGCCCCAGAACTCGTACTTGCCCGGGTCGCCCTGGGTCCTGGTGCCGGACTGGTTGACCATGAAGTTGTAGTCCATGGTGAGCTGCTCGTAGGAGTGCCCGGGGAAGGGCACGAGCTGCATCGACAGGTCCCACAGGCCCTGCTTCTTCTTCGGCCAGAGCTGCTCGTTGACGCCGCTGGTGTCGTAGCGGAAGCCCAGCTCGCGGGCGGCCTTCATGAAGTTCTCCTGGCCCTCCAGGCAGGGGGTGCGGCCGCCGACGAGCTCCTTGTCGTAGTCGAAGGGCAGCGGGGAGGCCTTCGTCATCCCGGTGTTGGTCTTCCAGGACTTGACGAACTTCTTCGCCTGGGCGATCTCGTCCTTCCACTCCTCGACCGACCACTGGCCGACCCCGCCGCCGCTGCCGCAGAAGTGGCCGTTGAAGTGGGTGCCGATCTCGTTGCCCTCCAGCCACGCGAGGCGCAGCTGCTTGACGGTGTCGGCGATGCCCTGCTCGTCGTTGAAGCCGATGTCGGACCGGCCCGGGGAGTGCTGCGGCGGCCTGTACTCGGCGCGCTTGTCCTCCGGCAGCATGTACACACCGCTCAGGAAGTACGTCATCGTCGCGTGGTTCGCCTTGGCGACCTCACGGAAGTGGGAGAACAGCTTCTGGCTGTCCTCGCCGGCGCCGTCCCAGGAGAACACCACGAACTGCGGGGGCTTCTCGCCGGGCTTGAGGCGCTGGGCTCTGGGCAGGTGCGGCTGGGCTCCGGTGTACGCGGTGGAGCCGTCGCCGATCAGGCGGAACACCCGCTTGGGGGGTGCCTGGGCGGGCTTCGCCTTCAGCGGGCCGGCGGCTCCTCCCTCGAGGTCGTCGGTGCCGGTCGCGCAACCGGCGAGTGAGGCGGCGCAGACCGCGGCGACCACGGCTCCCGCGGCAATCCTGTGGGTGGCGGCCATGTTCCGCCCACCTTCTTCCTTCTCTCGGGGCAACGACAGCGCCGCCAAGTTCGCACGAGCCCGAGAAGGAATTAGTACGACAAGCCGATGAAATTGCCACTTCACCCGTTCAGGTGAGCAATTCCCCTATTTGCCCGGAAAGTCTATGCCTGCGCTTTACTCTGCATTACGATCCATTTACCGAGCGTTGATTCATCCCGCCGCTGCACGCCGTGACCCACGGCCGCGACCCGACCCCCGCCATCGACGGGGGACCACCTATTCCGCGACCGCGCTGCCCCGGAGGAGACGGGAAAAATGTCAGCCAGTGTTCCCACCCGAGCCACCGACCCGAGCGACTCGCACCACACGAGGCGCATCCACCCTTCCCACAGCCCCCCGCCGACCCCGCCCCGCCGCTTCCGTGTCGCTGGCGCCGACGTGTCGGCCTCGATCGCGGTCTTCCTGATCGCCCTGCCCCTGTCCCTGGGCATCGCCCTCGCCACCGGCGCCCCCCTCCAGGCCGGTCTCGTGGCCGCCGCCGTCGGAGGGATCGTCGCCGGCCGGCTGGGCGGCTGTCCGCTCCAGGTCAGCGGTCCCGCCGCCGGACTCACCGTGGTCACCGCCGATCTGATCCACCGCTACGGCTGGCGGACGACCTGCGCCATCACCGTCCTCGCCGGAGTGGTCCAACTCGGCCTCGGCTGCCTGCGGGTGGCCCGTACCGCGCTCGCCGTCAGCCCCGCGATCGTGCACGGCATGCTCGCCGGCATCGGTGTCACCATCGCCGTCGCCCAGTTGCACATCGTCCTCGGC from Streptomyces sp. CC0208 carries:
- a CDS encoding HAD family hydrolase — translated: MLGVVENHSLPRTAAFFDLDKTVIAKSSTLTFSKSFYQGGLINRRAALRTAYAQFVFLVGGMDHDQMERTREYLSALVRGWNVQQVKEIVAETLHDLIDPIIYDEAASLIEEHHTAGRDVVIVSTSGAEVVEPIGELLGADRVVATRMVVGEDGCFTGEVEYYAYGPTKAEAVKELAESEGYDLERCYAYSDSATDLPMLRAVGHPHVVNPDRALRKEALARGWPILDFHRPVRLKQRLPGFAVPPRPALVAVAAIGAAAATAGLVWYANRRRSTVA
- a CDS encoding ATP-binding protein, with the protein product MKIAFVGKGGSGKTTLSSLFIRHLAATGAPVIAVDADINQHLGPALGLDEAEAAALPALGERLSLIKEYLRGTNPRIASAAEMIKTTPPGEGSRLLRVREDNPVYDACARPVELDGDVVRLMVTGPFTDADLGVACYHSKTGAVELCLNHLVDGQGEYVVVDMTAGSDSFASGMFTRFDITFLVAEPTRKGVSVYRQYKEYARDFGVVLKVVGNKVQGQDDLDFLRAEVGDDLLVTVGHSDWVRALEKGRPPRFALLEDVNRRALHRLRTAADATYDLRDGQRYTQQMVHFHLKNAQAWGNERTGADLAAQIDPSFVLGESTVAAV
- a CDS encoding Fic family protein; protein product: MSTTGANADPLAALGSLPGVAESVESVRKSVDRVYGHRVMRRRSNEITSEAALRGARGSAALSGADWALEEVRRRSDFGVDDEARVVGAALRLTSESGQLLSIWRQSPLRVLARLHLVAAATDEDEVGRPRQAGESVDEPLIELPLPAAAEVSGRLEGLSELIIAGSSAPALVTAAVVQGELLALRPFVSHNGLVARAAARIVLVGSGLDPKSVCPAEVGHAELGRAAYLAALDGYVSGTPEGMAAWIAHCGSAIELGARESTAVCEALQRGAA
- the ssd gene encoding septum site-determining protein Ssd codes for the protein METVTAAVTHEGQPAAGGRPGRPLIVTEDEDLLDDLLRLCAAAGATAEVHHGVPQPRGSWEAAPLILVGDDAARRVRGAARRRGVVLVGRDQDDSGVWKRAVEIGADHVLMLPDGEQWLVDRIADVTEGVGRPALTVGVIGGRGGAGASTLACALAVTSAREGLRTLLVDADPLGGGLDVLLGGETTEGLRWPAFAASRGRVGGGALEESLPQLHSLRVLSWDRGDRIAVPPQAVRAVLAAARRRGGTVVVDLPRRLDDGVAEALAQLDLGILVVPAELRAVAAAGRVASAVGMVLRDLRVAVRGPYAPGLDDREVARLLSLPLVGEVPVESALQRPQGSGSPPGAAVRGPLARFCKQFWERALTEAGAA
- a CDS encoding TadA family conjugal transfer-associated ATPase; translated protein: MAPGLLAGVRQWLAESGAEPTPARVAQALREQGRVLGDAEVLGAAERLRSELVGSGPLEPLLADPSVTDVLVSAPDRVWVDRGGGLELTAVSFPDAAAVRRLAQRLAAVAGRRLDDARPWVDARLPDGTRLHAVLPPVAVGCACLSLRVVRPRAFTLDELVAAGTVPPGGDRVLRALLDARLSFLISGGTGTGKTTLLSALLGLVGPGERIVLAEDSAELRPDHPHVVRLETRPANQEGAGLVTLEDLVRQALRMRPDRLVVGEVRGPEVVHLLAALNTGHEGGCGTVHANAAADVPARLEALGTAAGLDRAALHSQLAAALSVVLHLVRDRTGRRRIAEVRVLERDSTGLVRTVPALRWGAEAFVYERGWERLRGLLGDAMRGPGEGG